A genomic segment from Spinacia oleracea cultivar Varoflay chromosome 3, BTI_SOV_V1, whole genome shotgun sequence encodes:
- the LOC130469746 gene encoding uncharacterized protein, whose translation MDKSWIDLPTGHHEYIDGCMEFIEFAKQDLVEGKIRCPCKNCKVEKWFSVNEVKRHILFKGFYKPYNDWIFHGKGDTFQRMFESDGGITSEGSLDNQSGFVGRDNMGGLLRSAFSVNMPPNCPNLEAREDDEWIEEPVAYDTDVEYDYSTIEEDVTYKKLLEASEEKFKKMIKDLGLGYEKIDACPNNCMLYWGEFLKKDKCHVCGTSRWKKTKDRGNVVSDQGTDTCKKGVPAKVMRYFPLIPRLKRIYMSSETAEDMRWHDTERLGEDDKKILRHPSDGLAWKAFDERHSDFALDPRSVRLGLASDGFNPYRLMNTTYSTWPVMLIPYNLPAWLCMKPSSFILSTLIPGKSGPGNDIDVYLQPLVHELKLLWTGVEAFDAFAGEKFNLRAALLWTINDFPGYAMLSGLSTKGYNACPICLDSTPSDRFGSKICYCSYRKWLPADHPYRCQGDKFCDKFGTNEWGKAPSRPSGTDILRQQEKVKHVYGKSKAPPKKRQRGHDDDDDVQDESDFGTKRSIFFDLVYWEHNLLRHNLDVMHIEKNVSENILGTLLSMDKSRDSRNDREALEAWRIKSHLWLSTNPNGGECMPPASYSMSTEEKERFLNVLQKIKVPDGYGSNLSSCVNMKQRKLINLKSHDNHVLMQDILPVALRASKATKVIDLLARLSSFFKKLCSTTIDPDDLDVEEVKLDGPVQYRWMYPIERYLSHLKSHVTNKAQPEGSIAEGFLLEETIRFCSRYLQGVKTIFNIPKRMDDDIPNPNDYLFNSGGRVIGKEVSIRLDDKSLKQAHRYILLHSNEIKGDLDEFLTEKRQMNLQNPVTESDESNWIINEFGGWLQNKVHYIDATTEDGKLRKALAGGLHSYGRKLKGYIINGYKFLSTNRDSRLLTQNSGIMVEADGDAYYEKVKDIYELDYYGDYKVVLFRCDWVDIHRGVKAYPNGGVCVNFSQLMHSGRLLQDDPFVFSSQAKQVFYIEDEIQKGWLHVVKNKPRDVFDLGDSLPVEEEGGTN comes from the exons ATGGATAAAAGTTGGATCGATCTACCCACTGGTCATCATGAATATATCGACGGTTGTATGGAATTTATTGAGTTTGCCAAGCAAGATCTAGTCGAAGGAAAAATTAGATGTCCATGTAAGAACTGTAAGGTAGAGAAATGGTTCTCCGTAAATGAAGTGAAGAGGCATATTTTGTTTAAGGGATTTTATAAGCCATATAATGATTGGATTTTTCATGGTAAAGGGGATACGTTTCAGCGTAtgtttgagagtgatggagggaTTACTAGTGAAGGATCCCTTGATAACCAAAGTGGGTTTGTAGGTCGAGATAATATGGGAGGGCTATTAAGATCAGCATTTAGTGTTAATATGCCTCCCAATTGCCCAAATTTAGAAGCACGAGAGGATGATGAATGGATTGAGGAGCCCGTGGCCTATGACACAGATGTAGAATATGATTATTCTACAATAGAAGAAGATGTGACATATAAGAAGTTGCTTGAAGCTTCTGAGGAGAAATT taagaaaatgataaaagaCTTGGGCCTTGGGTATGAAAAGATTGATGCTTGTCCGAATAATTGCATGTTGTATTGGGGTGAATTTTTAAAGAAAGACAAGTGTCATGTTTGTGGTACATCGAGGTGGAAGAAAACTAAGGATAGGGGCAACGTTGTAAGTGATCAAGGTACGGATACTTGTAAGAAAGGTGTGCCAGCTAAGGTAATGCGATATTTCCCTCTTATACCGAGACTAAAAAGAATCTACATGTCATCAGAAACAGCAGAAGATATGAGATGGCATGATACAGAGCGATTGGGTGAAGATGATAAGAAGATTTTAAGGCATCCTTCAGATGGCTTAGCATGGAAGGCATTTGATGAGCGTCACAGTGATTTTGCATTAGACCCTCGTAGTGTTCGATTAGGTcttgcgagtgatggttttaatCCTTACCGTTTAATGAACACCACTTATAGTACGTGGCCAGTGATGTTGATTCCTTATAATCTTCCAGCATGGTTATGTATGAAACCGTCTTCTTTCATTCTGTCCACGCTTATTCCTGGAAAATCAGGTCCCGGAAATGATATTGACGTGTATCTGCAGCCATTAGTGCATGAATTGAAATTGCTGTGGACAGGGGTTGAAGCTTTTGATGCTTTTGCCGGAGAGAAATTTAATTTGCGTGCGGCTTTGCTTTGGACTATTAATGACTTTCCCGGCTATGCAATGCTCTCTGGTTTGAGCACAAAAGGTTACAATGCATGTCCTATATGCTTAGATTCCACGCCTTCTGATAGATTTGGGAGCAAGATTTGCTATTGTAGCTATAGAAAATGGTTACCTGCAGATCACCCATATCGATGTCAAGGTGACAAGTTTTGTGATAAGTTTGGAACTAATGAGTGGGGTAAAGCCCCATCTCGTCCTAGCGGCACTGATATATTGAGGCAGCAAGAAAAGGTGAAGCATGTTTACGGAAAGTCGAAGGCACCACCGAAAAAGAGGCAAAGAGGACacgatgatgacgatgatgtcCAAGATGAAAGTGACTTTGGTACCAAGAGAAGCATATTCTTTGATTTGGTGTATTGGGAGCATAATCTTCTAAGGCATAATTTAGATGtgatgcacattgagaaaaacgTGTCTGAGAATATTTTGGGAACTCTTCTTAGTATGGATAAGAGTAGAGATAGTAGGAATGATCGAGAAGCCCTTGAAGCATGGAGAATAAAGTCTCACCTTTGGCTGAGTACTAATCCTAACGGAGGTGAATGCATGCCTCCGGCTTCCTATTCTATGTCTACGGAGGAGAAGGAGAGGTTCCTAAATGTTTTGCAGAAAATTAAAGTTCCTGATGGATATGGATCCAACCTTTCTAGTTGTGTGAATATGAAGCAAAGGAAGTTGATTAACCTCAAAAGTCATGACAACCATGTTCTAATGCAGGATATCCTTCCCGTTGCCTTAAGGGCCTCTAAAGCTACAAAAGTAATTGACTTGTTGGCTAGATTGTCTTCCTTTTTCAAGAAGTTGTGCTCTACAACTATTGATCCAGATGATTTAGATG TGGAGGAGGTTAAACTTGATGGACCAGTGCAATACAGATGGATGTATCCCATTGAAAG GTACTTGTCCCATTTGAAATCACATGTAACCAATAAAGCCCAACCTGAAGGATCTATTGCAGAAGGCTTCCTTTTAGAGGAGACAATTAGGTTTTGTTCGAGATATCTTCAAGGTGTTAAGACCATTTTCAACATACCTAAAAGGATGGATGATGACATTCCAAATCCCAATGATTACTTGTTTAATTCTGGTGGTCGAGTTATTGGGAAGGAGGTCAGCATTCGCCTTGATGACAAAAGCTTAAAACAAGCTCATCGCTACATTTTGCTTCACTCTAATGAGATAAAAGGGGATCTGGA TGAATTTTTAACCGAGAAACGTCAAATGAACTTACAAAATCCTGTCACGGAGAGTGATGAAAGTAACTGGATCATCAATGAATTTGGAGGGTGGCTGCAAAATAAG GTACATTACATAGATGCAACCACCGAAGATGGGAAACTAAGAAAAGCTTTGGCGGGTGGTTTGCATTCTTATGgtagaaaattaaaaggataCATAATCAATGGATACAAATTCCTTTCCACGAATCGCGATTCtcgtcttttgacacaaaattctGGAATTATGGTCGAAGCGGATGGAGATGCCTACTATGAAAAAGTGAAAGATATCTATGAATTAGATTATTACGGAGATTACAAAGTTGTATTGTTTCGTTGTGATTGGGTAGACATTCATAGGGGTGTAAAAGCATATCCAAATGGCGGAGTATGTGTCAATTTCTCTCAATTGATGCATTCTGGACGATTGTTGCAAGATGATCCATTTGTATTCTCATCTCAAGCAAAACAAGTTTTTTACATAGAAGATGAGATACAAAAGGGATGGTTGCATGTTGTTAAGAACAAGCCTAGAGATGTGTTTGATTTAGGGGATTCTTTACCAGTAGAGGAAGAGGGTGGGACCAATTGA
- the LOC110783548 gene encoding uncharacterized protein — MSYRTKRTLVAIDEGSSIAASKSPKSSDPSTQNWGPFSPPTLGVSQTFGTVSQPIKQPVAAKKTMVAPQSSLPRPTSMVSKPQLKALSKPSFTQTKPSSNPLQQPIPPTLTGTTQSRWYKGPTFPNLTEIATQKASTLNPHQPTMQPVLQPFKATLQPSLQPFKASQQPQTATNQPQKTTHQLHKATQHPQKATQQPVSSFTSVKPHLEKRAFVAPLGATKHVMSQSPTPSDTMAMKKRTGKQEGQLPPTYMHVSENAFQPLRSPPSNQVESEVMPNYNWDEFEESASESENEFDQGEGSDTAVKKATLRHRIIIPNWPESREFDEKVEAIAIDADGIRHLVKGPVLPRDVWHDAKGFRYIVKLNEFNQPIRKGGKILVSFLGDIAKNYSLCPVGVPSWCAVNNQLKTNVVTMIRLPVFQKHFALPDGPLVNKALVMRIDKPWNNHRYKLKRDFFDPVNKSREENYANVPDGVSTRSWTELVDYWLLPEAMEKSEMGKNARALQGNKHNSGATSFANRRVDMKEKKGVFSELAFFKSVYAKEDGSFKEGTLPHQFVEDANKKVQENLASSSSSKPVIEIENAVFNELMYKGEVPKRPLNYGFGVKQSDIFGVEGLLRKEGSSYVNNNAMEVENMKGEISVVKKQNEDLAQQNQF, encoded by the exons ATGAGTTACAGGACTAAAAGAACATTGGTAGCTATTGACGAAGGGTCGAGCATTGCTGCATCCAAGTCCCCAAAATCTTCTGATCCATCCACCCAAAACTGGGGACCGTTCAGTCCTCCAACACTTGGAGTGTCACAGACATTTGGGACGGTATCACAACCCATTAAGCAACCAGTAGCTGCTAAAAAAACCATGGTTGCACCACAATCATCCTTGCCTCGGCCTACTTCCATGGTTTCAAAGCCACAACTGAAGGCATTATCAAAACCATCCTTTACCCAGACAAAACCATCCTCTAAcccattacaacaaccaattccGCCCACTCTTACAGGAACAACACAAAGTAGATGGTATAAAGGACCTACGTTTCCCAATCTGACTGAAATTGCAACACAAAAAGCGTCAACACTGAATCCACACCAGCCTACTATGCAGCCTGTGTTGCAGCCTTTCAAAGCTACCTTGCAGCCTTCTTTGCAGCCTTTCAAAGCTTCCCAACAGCCTCAAACAGCTACCAATCAGCCTCAAAAAACTACCCATCAGCTTCACAAAGCTACACAACATCCTCAAAAAGCTACACAACAGCCGGTATCTTCTTTTACAAGTGTCAAACCACATTTAGAGAAAAGAGCATTTGTTGCACCTTTGGGAGCAACAAAACATGTGATGTCACAATCTCCTACACCATCAGACACCATGGCAATGAAAAAGAGAACCGGGAAGCAAGAAGGTCAGTTGCCTCCAACATACATGCATGTGAGTGAGAATGCATTTCAACCTCTACGATCTCCTCCATCCAATCAGGTTGAGAGTGAAGTTATGCCAAACTACAACTGGGACGAATTTGAAGAATCGGCTTCTGAGAGTGAAAATGAATTTGATCAAGGAGAAGGAAGTGATACTGCTGTGAAGAAAGCAACACTTCGACATCGAATCATTATTCCAAATTGGCCAGAATCGAGGGAGTTTGATGAGAAGGTGGAGGCTATAGCTATAG ATGCTGATGGAATACGACATCTGGTAAAGGGACCAGTTCTGCCTCGAGACGTTTGGCATGATGCAAAGGGGTTCAGATACATTGTCAAGCTCAATGAATTCAACCAACCTATTCGAAAAGGTGGGAAGATCCTTGTGAGCTTCCTTGGAGATATTGCAAAAAATTATTCACTTTGTCCAGTGGGAGTCCCAAGTTGGTGTGCTGTGAACAATCAGTTAAAAACTAATGTTGTTACAATGATTCGG TTGCCCGTTTTTCAG aaacattttgcGTTACCTGATGGACCTCTAGTTAACAAGGCACTAGTGATGCGTATTGACAAACCATGGAACAATCATCGATACAAATTGAAGAGGGATTTTTTCGATCCAGTGAATAAATCTCGAGAAGAGAACTATGCCAACGTGCCTGATGGAGTGTCCACTAGGAGTTGGAcggaattggtagattattggcttTTACCAGAGGCCATG gaaaaatctgaaatgggAAAAAATGCTCGAGCTTTACAAGGCAATAAGCACAACAGTGGTGCTACAAGCTTTGCTAATCGAAGAGTTGATATG aaagagaagaaaggagTGTTTAGCGAATTGGCATTTTTCAAATCAGTTTACGCCAAAGAAGATGGAAGCTTTAAAGAGGGCACACTTCCTCATCAATTTGTG GAGGATGCCAACAAAAAGGTCCAAGAAAATCTTGCGAGTTCCTCTTCTTCAAAGCCCGTAATTGAAATTGAGAATGCAGTCTTTAATGAGCTCATGTATAAAGGTGAAGTACCTAAACGTCCTCTGAATTATGGATTTGGAGTGAAGCAAAGCGACATCTTTGGAGTGGAAGGTTTGCTGAGGAAAGAAGGGTCAAGCTATGTTAACAACAATGCTATGGAAGTGGAGAACATGAAAGGTGAAATATCAGTTGTCAAGAAGCAAAATGAGGACCTTGCGCAACAAAATCAA TTTTGA